Proteins encoded within one genomic window of Streptomyces sp. NBC_01314:
- a CDS encoding L-fuconate dehydratase, protein MTATPARITAVDTYDIRFPTSRELDGSDAMNPDPDYSAAYVVLRTDAGDGLEGHGFTFTIGRGNDVQVAAIGALRPHLLGRSVEELCADPGSVNRDLIGDSQLRWLGPEKGVMHMAIGAVVNAVWDLAAKHAGQPLWRLLAHAEPEWLVSQIDFRYIADALTPEEALRLLREGRTGLAEREAVLLARGYPGYTTSPGWLGYSDEKLTRLAKQAVADGFTQIKLKVGADLADDLRRMRTARAAVGDGVRIAIDANQRWNIDEAIEWTRALADLDPYWIEEPTSPDDILGHAAVRRGVTPVKVATGEHVQNRIVFKQLLQAEALDILQIDAARVGGVNENLAILLLAAKFGVPVCPHAGGVGLCELVQHLSMFDYLALSGTTDDRVIEYVDHLHEHFTAPVVMSEGHYVAPLTPGFSATMHPESLAEYRYPDGTFWAADLAGREEVA, encoded by the coding sequence GTGACTGCAACCCCCGCCCGGATCACCGCGGTCGACACCTACGACATCCGGTTCCCCACCTCGCGGGAGCTGGACGGGTCGGACGCCATGAACCCGGACCCCGACTACTCCGCCGCCTACGTCGTGCTGCGCACGGATGCCGGGGACGGACTCGAAGGCCATGGCTTCACCTTCACCATCGGCCGTGGCAACGACGTCCAGGTCGCCGCCATCGGCGCTCTGCGGCCGCATCTCCTGGGCCGCTCGGTGGAGGAGCTGTGCGCCGACCCCGGCTCCGTCAACCGCGACCTGATCGGGGACAGTCAGCTGCGCTGGCTCGGTCCCGAGAAGGGCGTGATGCACATGGCCATCGGCGCCGTCGTCAACGCCGTGTGGGACCTGGCCGCCAAGCATGCCGGACAGCCCCTGTGGCGGCTGCTCGCCCACGCCGAGCCCGAGTGGCTGGTCTCCCAGATCGACTTCCGCTACATCGCCGACGCCCTCACCCCCGAGGAAGCCCTCCGGCTGCTGCGCGAGGGCCGGACCGGGCTCGCGGAGCGCGAGGCCGTCCTGCTGGCGCGCGGATACCCCGGCTACACCACCTCACCGGGCTGGCTCGGGTACTCCGACGAGAAACTCACCCGGCTGGCCAAGCAGGCCGTCGCCGACGGCTTCACGCAGATCAAGCTCAAGGTCGGCGCCGACCTCGCCGACGACCTGCGCCGTATGCGCACCGCCCGCGCCGCAGTCGGCGACGGCGTACGCATCGCCATCGACGCCAACCAGCGCTGGAACATCGACGAGGCGATCGAGTGGACCCGGGCCCTGGCCGACCTCGACCCGTACTGGATCGAGGAACCCACCAGCCCCGACGACATCCTCGGCCACGCCGCCGTCCGCCGGGGCGTCACCCCCGTGAAGGTCGCCACCGGCGAACACGTCCAGAACCGCATCGTCTTCAAACAGCTCCTCCAGGCCGAGGCCCTCGACATCCTCCAGATCGACGCGGCCCGCGTCGGCGGCGTCAACGAGAACCTGGCGATCCTGCTGCTCGCCGCGAAGTTCGGGGTGCCGGTCTGCCCGCACGCTGGCGGCGTGGGCCTGTGCGAACTGGTCCAGCACCTGTCGATGTTCGACTACCTGGCCCTCTCCGGCACCACCGACGACCGGGTCATCGAGTACGTCGACCACCTCCACGAGCACTTCACCGCCCCCGTGGTGATGAGCGAGGGCCACTACGTCGCCCCTCTCACCCCCGGCTTCTCCGCCACCATGCACCCCGAGTCGCTCGCCGAATACCGTTACCCGGACGGCACGTTCTGGGCCGCCGACCTCGCCGGACGAGAGGAAGTCGCATGA
- a CDS encoding SDR family NAD(P)-dependent oxidoreductase, translating into MTGQTGEPTGTTGEPTEPRGELAGLRAIVTGGASGIGLATARLLAARGAAVAVLDIDPSGASAPLLGLKADITDDASVRSAVAEAAERLGGLDILVNNAGIGAIGTVEDNPDEQWHRVLDVNVLGSVRVSRAVLPHLRNSSHAAIVNTCSIAATAGLPQRALYSASKGAVLSLTLAMAADHVREGIRVNCVNPGTADTPWVGRLLDAADDPEAERAALNARQPLGRLVTADEVAAAIVYLASPAAASVTGTALAVDGGMQGLRIRPAGS; encoded by the coding sequence ATGACCGGGCAGACAGGTGAACCGACCGGAACGACCGGTGAACCCACCGAGCCGAGGGGCGAACTGGCCGGGCTCAGGGCGATCGTCACCGGGGGCGCCTCCGGCATCGGGCTGGCCACCGCCCGGCTGCTCGCCGCACGGGGCGCCGCGGTGGCCGTCCTCGACATCGACCCCTCCGGGGCCTCGGCCCCGCTGCTCGGTCTCAAGGCCGACATCACCGACGACGCCTCCGTACGGTCCGCCGTCGCCGAGGCCGCCGAGCGGCTCGGCGGCCTGGACATCCTCGTGAACAACGCGGGCATCGGCGCCATCGGCACCGTCGAGGACAACCCCGACGAACAGTGGCACCGCGTCCTCGACGTCAACGTCCTCGGCTCGGTGCGCGTCAGCCGGGCCGTCCTGCCGCATCTGCGGAACTCGTCCCACGCGGCCATCGTCAACACCTGCTCCATCGCCGCGACCGCGGGCCTGCCCCAGCGCGCCCTGTACTCCGCCAGCAAGGGAGCCGTCCTCTCGCTGACGCTCGCCATGGCCGCCGACCACGTCCGCGAGGGCATCCGCGTCAACTGCGTCAACCCCGGCACCGCCGACACCCCCTGGGTCGGCAGGCTCCTCGACGCCGCCGACGACCCCGAGGCCGAGCGCGCCGCCCTCAACGCCCGCCAGCCCCTGGGCCGTCTGGTCACCGCCGACGAGGTCGCCGCCGCCATCGTGTACCTGGCGAGCCCCGCCGCGGCCTCCGTCACCGGCACCGCCCTCGCCGTCGACGGCGGCATGCAGGGCCTCCGGATCCGCCCGGCGGGCTCATGA
- a CDS encoding aldo/keto reductase, with protein MRTRTLGRTDVRVTELSYGAAGIGNLFRPVPDEEAAAAVDAAWDAGIRTFDTAPHYGLGLSERRLGAALRDRPRDSYTVSTKVGRLLVPADGNGEGGGAGDDLANGFAVPATLRRVWDFSADGVRRSLEASLGRLGLDRVDVVLLHDPDDHAEQALDEAYPALEELRGEGVVGAIGVGMNQSALPARFLRETDIDVVLLAGRYTLLEQEGLAELLPEAAARGRSVLIGGVFNSGLLTDPGPGATYDYAPAPEPVLERALRLKAVTERHGVPLRAAALRFPLGHPAVASVLTGARSPAEVRDTVEQARHPVPAALWDELRAEGLLAPEAPVPTTLEETPSPKEPS; from the coding sequence ATGAGGACCAGGACACTCGGCCGCACCGATGTCCGCGTCACCGAGCTGTCGTACGGCGCCGCGGGCATCGGCAACCTCTTCCGCCCGGTGCCCGACGAGGAGGCCGCCGCCGCGGTCGACGCCGCCTGGGACGCCGGGATCCGCACCTTCGACACGGCCCCCCACTACGGCCTCGGCCTGTCCGAACGCCGCCTGGGCGCCGCCCTGCGCGACCGCCCCAGGGACTCGTACACCGTCTCCACCAAGGTCGGACGTCTGCTGGTGCCCGCCGACGGGAACGGCGAAGGCGGTGGCGCGGGCGACGACCTGGCCAACGGCTTCGCCGTCCCCGCGACCCTGCGCCGCGTCTGGGACTTCAGCGCCGACGGTGTCCGCCGCTCCCTCGAAGCCAGCCTGGGCCGCCTCGGCCTCGACCGGGTGGACGTCGTCCTCCTCCACGACCCCGACGACCACGCCGAACAGGCCCTCGACGAGGCCTACCCGGCACTCGAAGAACTGCGCGGCGAAGGCGTCGTCGGCGCCATCGGCGTCGGCATGAACCAGTCCGCGCTCCCGGCCCGCTTCCTGCGCGAGACCGACATCGACGTCGTCCTCCTGGCCGGCCGCTACACCCTCCTGGAACAGGAAGGCCTCGCCGAACTGCTCCCCGAGGCCGCCGCCCGCGGCCGGAGCGTCCTCATCGGCGGCGTCTTCAACTCCGGCCTGCTCACCGACCCCGGGCCGGGCGCCACCTACGACTACGCGCCCGCCCCGGAACCCGTACTCGAACGGGCCCTGCGCCTGAAGGCGGTCACCGAACGCCACGGTGTGCCCCTGCGCGCCGCCGCCCTCCGCTTCCCGCTCGGCCATCCGGCCGTCGCGAGCGTTCTCACCGGAGCCCGCTCACCCGCCGAGGTCCGCGACACCGTGGAGCAGGCCCGCCACCCCGTCCCGGCCGCCCTCTGGGACGAGCTGCGCGCGGAGGGCCTGCTCGCCCCGGAAGCCCCCGTGCCCACGACTCTCGAAGAAACCCCGTCGCCGAAGGAGCCGTCGTGA
- a CDS encoding L-rhamnose mutarotase — MRIALHTRVRADRVEEYEAAHREVPEELTTAIRAAGVSRWTIWRSGTDLFHLLEVEDYAAMIAELEKLPVNIAWQARMADLLDIVHDYSAEGSDAGLPVVWEL; from the coding sequence GTGAGGATCGCCCTGCACACCAGGGTCCGTGCGGACCGCGTCGAGGAGTACGAGGCGGCCCACCGCGAGGTCCCCGAGGAGCTGACCACCGCCATCCGTGCCGCCGGGGTGAGCCGGTGGACGATCTGGCGCAGCGGCACCGACCTGTTCCACCTGCTGGAGGTCGAGGACTACGCGGCGATGATCGCCGAACTGGAGAAACTCCCGGTCAACATCGCCTGGCAGGCCCGCATGGCAGACCTGCTCGACATCGTCCACGACTACTCGGCGGAGGGCTCCGACGCGGGCCTGCCCGTGGTGTGGGAACTGTGA
- a CDS encoding amidohydrolase: MSGAAPAEAPTGTGARPVIVDAHHHVWDLSVRDQDWITGPELAPLRRDFTLRDLEPEARAAGVTASVLVQTVTVPEETPEFLALAADSDLVAGVVGWTDLTSPDVAAALAELREGPGGEHLVGLRHQVQGEPDPRWLVRPDVLRGLAAVADAGLVYDLLVKPHQLPAAVEAAARLPRLTFVLDHLAKPPVTSGELEPWAGRIRRLAALPNTVCKLSGLVTEADWKTWSVADLVPYADTVLDAFGPGRLMFGSDWPVCRLASDYLEVLDAAGALMSGLGPSEHRDVFAGTAVRVYGLRV, encoded by the coding sequence GTGAGCGGCGCGGCACCCGCGGAAGCGCCGACCGGCACCGGCGCCCGCCCCGTGATCGTCGACGCCCACCACCATGTCTGGGACCTCTCCGTCCGCGACCAGGACTGGATCACCGGCCCCGAACTCGCCCCGCTGCGCCGCGACTTCACCCTCCGCGACCTGGAACCGGAGGCGCGCGCCGCCGGTGTCACCGCCTCGGTGCTGGTGCAGACGGTCACCGTGCCCGAGGAGACCCCCGAGTTCCTGGCCCTGGCCGCCGACAGCGACCTGGTCGCCGGGGTAGTCGGCTGGACCGACCTCACGTCGCCCGATGTCGCCGCCGCCCTCGCCGAGCTGCGCGAAGGGCCCGGCGGTGAGCACCTGGTGGGCCTCCGCCACCAGGTGCAGGGCGAACCCGATCCCCGCTGGCTGGTACGCCCGGACGTCCTGCGGGGCCTGGCCGCCGTCGCCGACGCGGGACTCGTCTACGACCTCCTGGTCAAGCCCCACCAACTCCCGGCCGCCGTGGAGGCGGCGGCACGCCTCCCCCGACTCACCTTCGTCCTCGACCACTTGGCGAAGCCGCCCGTGACCTCCGGCGAACTGGAGCCGTGGGCGGGGCGGATACGGCGACTGGCCGCCCTTCCGAACACTGTCTGCAAGCTCTCCGGCCTGGTCACGGAAGCGGACTGGAAAACCTGGTCCGTCGCGGACCTCGTCCCGTACGCCGACACCGTGCTGGACGCCTTCGGCCCCGGCCGGCTGATGTTCGGCTCCGACTGGCCCGTCTGCCGGCTCGCCTCCGACTACCTCGAAGTCCTCGACGCGGCAGGGGCGTTGATGTCCGGACTGGGCCCGTCGGAACACCGGGACGTCTTCGCGGGAACCGCCGTCCGCGTCTACGGCCTGCGCGTGTGA
- a CDS encoding energy-coupling factor ABC transporter ATP-binding protein translates to MSEPELVALRGASFAYEDGPAVLSDLDFEVHEGRALALLGRNGSGKTTLMRLLSGGLRPRTGELSVEGRPVTHDRKGLTRLRTTVQLVVQDPDDQLFAASVAQDVSFGPLNLGLSDAQVRTRVDEALGALGISALADRPTHLLSYGQRKRTAIAGAVAMRPRVLILDEPTAGLDPDGQERLLATLDELRRSGTTVVMATHDVDLALRWADDAALLTPSGARTGPVATMLARTDLLQQAGLRLPWGIAVTQLLREQRLLTGEESGPRTPEELASMAGARVAPPIPADG, encoded by the coding sequence ATGAGCGAGCCCGAGCTGGTCGCCCTGCGGGGCGCGTCCTTCGCGTACGAGGACGGTCCGGCCGTGCTCAGCGATCTCGACTTCGAGGTGCACGAGGGGCGCGCGCTCGCCCTGCTGGGCCGCAACGGCAGCGGCAAGACCACACTGATGCGGCTGCTCAGCGGCGGGCTGCGGCCCCGCACGGGCGAACTCTCGGTCGAGGGGCGGCCGGTGACGCACGACCGGAAGGGTCTGACCCGGCTGCGTACGACGGTCCAGCTGGTCGTCCAGGACCCGGACGACCAGCTGTTCGCGGCGTCCGTCGCGCAGGACGTGTCGTTCGGGCCGCTGAACCTCGGGTTGTCCGACGCGCAGGTGCGGACCCGGGTGGACGAGGCGCTCGGCGCGCTCGGCATCAGTGCCCTCGCCGACCGGCCCACCCATCTGCTCTCCTACGGGCAGCGCAAGCGGACCGCCATCGCCGGCGCGGTCGCGATGCGGCCCAGGGTGCTGATCCTCGACGAGCCGACCGCCGGGCTCGACCCCGACGGACAGGAGCGGCTCCTCGCCACCCTGGACGAGCTGCGCCGGTCCGGCACCACCGTCGTGATGGCCACCCACGACGTCGATCTCGCCCTGCGCTGGGCCGACGACGCGGCGCTGCTCACCCCGTCCGGCGCGCGCACGGGCCCGGTGGCCACGATGCTCGCCCGCACGGACCTCCTCCAGCAGGCGGGGCTGCGGTTGCCCTGGGGGATCGCGGTCACGCAACTGCTCCGCGAGCAAAGGCTGTTGACCGGTGAGGAGTCCGGCCCGCGCACCCCGGAGGAGCTGGCCTCCATGGCGGGGGCGCGCGTCGCTCCCCCGATACCGGCCGACGGCTGA
- the cbiQ gene encoding cobalt ECF transporter T component CbiQ has protein sequence MLPIDAAAHSSRWRRRHPVDKAVLGLGLTVLAISLPPWPGAALVLLTALVVLLGPAGVPGRRLWRAYRVPLGFCVTGALPLLVQVAGPDGFLTLADGGPARAGELLLRTSAASLGVLLFAFTTPMSDLLPRLVKAGVPAPVVDVALVTYRMSFLLLDSVRRIREAQAARLGHTTRAATWRSLAGLGATAFVRAFDRAARLQTGLAGRGYDGTLRVLVPEARVSARFTLASVALLAALAVLTFVLERPLP, from the coding sequence GTGCTGCCGATCGACGCGGCGGCGCACAGCAGTCGCTGGCGCCGCCGCCATCCCGTGGACAAGGCCGTGCTCGGGCTCGGCCTCACCGTGCTCGCGATCTCCCTGCCGCCCTGGCCCGGCGCGGCCCTGGTCCTGCTGACCGCGCTCGTCGTCCTGCTGGGCCCGGCGGGCGTGCCCGGCCGTCGCCTGTGGCGTGCCTACCGGGTGCCGTTGGGCTTCTGCGTGACCGGCGCGCTGCCGCTGCTCGTCCAGGTCGCCGGGCCCGACGGGTTCCTCACCCTGGCCGACGGCGGCCCGGCCCGCGCCGGGGAGCTGCTGCTGCGCACCTCGGCCGCCTCCCTCGGCGTCCTCCTGTTCGCCTTCACCACACCCATGTCGGACCTGCTGCCGCGCCTGGTGAAGGCCGGGGTGCCCGCGCCGGTCGTGGACGTGGCGCTGGTCACGTACCGCATGAGCTTTCTGCTCCTGGACTCCGTGCGCCGGATCCGGGAGGCACAGGCCGCCCGGCTGGGGCACACCACGCGGGCCGCCACCTGGCGTTCGCTCGCCGGTCTCGGCGCCACCGCGTTCGTACGGGCCTTCGACCGCGCGGCCCGGCTGCAGACCGGGCTCGCCGGGCGGGGGTACGACGGCACCCTGCGTGTCCTGGTACCCGAGGCCCGGGTCTCGGCCCGCTTCACCCTGGCCAGCGTGGCGCTCCTCGCGGCCTTGGCCGTCCTCACCTTCGTCCTGGAAAGGCCGCTGCCATGA
- a CDS encoding energy-coupling factor ABC transporter substrate-binding protein — MNRNTKINVLLLLVVAALAVLPLALGLGDHKEEPFTGSDGEAETAITEIEPDYEPWFSPLYEPPSGEIESALFSLQAALGAGVLAYYFGIHRGRRQGEARARAELDGAGDTTAAGTAEAVPAGATVAAGTAVVTATAAAKASPGDEGPSGAAGESPAGRG, encoded by the coding sequence ATGAACCGGAACACGAAGATCAACGTCCTGCTGCTGCTCGTCGTGGCCGCGCTCGCCGTCCTGCCACTGGCCCTCGGCCTCGGCGACCACAAGGAGGAGCCCTTCACGGGCTCCGACGGCGAGGCGGAGACGGCGATCACCGAGATCGAGCCGGACTACGAGCCGTGGTTCTCGCCCCTGTACGAGCCGCCCTCCGGTGAGATCGAGTCGGCGCTGTTCTCCCTGCAGGCGGCGCTCGGCGCGGGCGTCCTCGCCTACTACTTCGGTATCCACCGGGGCCGCCGCCAGGGCGAGGCGCGGGCCCGGGCAGAGCTGGACGGGGCCGGGGACACCACCGCGGCCGGGACTGCCGAGGCGGTTCCGGCGGGCGCGACGGTCGCGGCCGGCACGGCAGTTGTGACGGCCACGGCAGCCGCGAAGGCCTCGCCCGGCGACGAAGGCCCGTCCGGTGCTGCCGGGGAGTCCCCCGCCGGGCGGGGCTGA
- a CDS encoding energy-coupling factor ABC transporter permease — MHIAEGFLPPAHAIAWSVASAPFVVHGVRALTREVKEHPESTLLLGASGAFTFVLSALKLPSVTGSCSHPTGTGLGAILFRPPIMAVLGTITLLFQALLLAHGGLTTLGANVFSMAIAGPWAGYGIYRLLRRFDVPLMVTVFFGAFVADLVTYCVTSVQLALSFPDPSSGFLGALGKFGSIFAVTQIPLAVSEGLLTVLVMRLLVQSSKGELTRLGVLLAGRRDGTETEAETQAVAR; from the coding sequence ATGCACATAGCCGAGGGTTTCCTTCCTCCGGCGCACGCGATCGCCTGGAGCGTCGCGTCCGCGCCATTCGTCGTCCACGGAGTCCGGGCACTCACCCGTGAGGTCAAGGAGCATCCCGAGAGCACGCTGCTGCTCGGCGCTTCGGGTGCCTTCACCTTCGTCCTGTCCGCGCTGAAGCTGCCGTCGGTCACCGGGAGTTGCTCCCACCCCACCGGCACCGGCCTTGGCGCCATCCTGTTCCGGCCACCGATCATGGCGGTCCTTGGCACCATCACCCTGCTCTTCCAGGCCCTGCTGCTCGCGCACGGCGGTCTGACCACGCTCGGCGCCAACGTCTTCTCGATGGCGATCGCCGGCCCCTGGGCGGGGTACGGGATCTACCGGCTGCTGCGGCGGTTCGACGTGCCGCTGATGGTCACGGTGTTCTTCGGCGCGTTCGTCGCCGACCTCGTCACCTACTGCGTCACCAGCGTGCAGCTCGCGCTCTCCTTCCCCGACCCGAGCAGCGGCTTCCTGGGCGCGCTCGGCAAGTTCGGCTCCATCTTCGCCGTCACCCAGATCCCCCTCGCGGTCAGCGAAGGTCTCCTCACCGTGCTGGTGATGCGTCTGCTGGTGCAGTCGAGCAAGGGCGAACTGACCCGGCTCGGCGTGCTCCTGGCCGGCAGGCGCGACGGCACCGAGACCGAGGCCGAGACCCAGGCGGTGGCCCGATGA
- a CDS encoding DUF1775 domain-containing protein, translating to MHRPTLVRSSRRLGVLTAAALAVTVAIAGPAVAHTEVEAEGARALDQNVELTFSAESESASAGITKLEVILPKGLVPSDITYEEGPDGWKFAPTGRGYTVSGTKLAVGEDVEYAVTVRQLPDAKSLAFKTLQSYSDGKVDRWIELEEESEGDGHGHGHPAPRLDLKAAAPGAEVVSPTPSEEPTKASPSPSPEPSAKASTASAEPAADSADGDDGVSLAVPLGIGAAVLLALGGGLWWFRSRREGTT from the coding sequence GTGCACCGCCCGACCTTGGTACGCAGTTCGCGCCGTCTCGGCGTTCTCACCGCAGCCGCGCTCGCGGTCACCGTCGCCATCGCGGGGCCGGCCGTGGCCCACACGGAGGTCGAGGCGGAGGGCGCCCGAGCCCTCGACCAGAACGTCGAACTGACCTTCTCCGCGGAGTCGGAGTCCGCCTCGGCCGGCATCACCAAGCTGGAAGTGATCCTCCCCAAGGGCCTGGTCCCCTCCGACATCACCTACGAGGAGGGCCCCGACGGCTGGAAGTTCGCCCCCACAGGCCGGGGCTACACCGTCTCGGGCACGAAGCTCGCGGTGGGGGAGGACGTCGAGTACGCCGTCACCGTACGGCAGCTGCCCGACGCCAAGTCTCTGGCCTTCAAGACCCTGCAGTCGTACAGCGACGGCAAGGTGGACCGCTGGATCGAACTGGAGGAGGAATCCGAGGGGGACGGCCACGGGCACGGTCACCCGGCACCCCGTCTGGACCTGAAGGCCGCCGCACCCGGCGCCGAAGTCGTCAGCCCCACCCCGTCGGAGGAGCCCACGAAGGCCTCCCCCTCCCCGTCCCCCGAACCGAGTGCCAAGGCCTCCACGGCGTCGGCGGAGCCCGCTGCGGACAGCGCCGACGGCGACGACGGTGTCTCCCTCGCCGTGCCGCTCGGTATCGGCGCGGCCGTCCTCCTCGCACTCGGCGGCGGTCTGTGGTGGTTCCGGTCCCGTCGGGAGGGGACCACCTGA
- a CDS encoding HoxN/HupN/NixA family nickel/cobalt transporter: MAPVTDTAPSATTEKGGFSWRRIRDSMTRGEWASLGGMAGFILALHLIGWFTLVVIVAPEHYSVGSRTFGIGMGVTAYTLGMRHAFDADHIAAIDNTTRKLMGEGQRPLSVGFWFSLGHSSIVFVLTFLLTLGVKALAGPVRNGASGLHDLTGWIGTTVSGTFLYVIAIINMVIMVGIWKVFREMRSGSFDEAALEERLNSRGFMNRVLGRLMKSITRPWQMFPLGLLFGLGFDTATEVALLVLAGSGAASGLPWYAILCLPILFAAGMSLLDTIDGSFMNFAYGWAFSKPVRKVYYNLTITGLSVAVALIIGTVELLGLVAEKAHLRGTFWDWVVGLDLNIIGYVVVGLFFVTWAVALLVWRFGRIEEKWTTG, from the coding sequence ATGGCTCCTGTTACCGACACCGCCCCCTCGGCCACCACCGAGAAGGGCGGTTTCTCATGGCGTCGGATCCGCGACTCGATGACGCGCGGGGAGTGGGCGAGTCTCGGCGGTATGGCCGGGTTCATCCTGGCGCTGCATCTCATCGGCTGGTTCACGCTGGTCGTGATCGTCGCCCCCGAGCACTACAGCGTCGGCAGCAGGACCTTCGGCATCGGTATGGGCGTCACCGCCTACACCCTGGGAATGCGGCACGCCTTCGACGCCGACCACATCGCCGCCATCGACAACACCACCCGCAAACTGATGGGCGAGGGGCAGCGCCCGCTGTCGGTCGGCTTCTGGTTCTCCCTCGGCCACTCGTCGATCGTCTTCGTCCTCACCTTCCTGCTCACCCTCGGCGTCAAGGCGCTCGCCGGCCCTGTGCGCAACGGCGCCTCCGGGTTGCACGACCTCACCGGCTGGATCGGCACCACCGTCTCCGGGACGTTCCTCTATGTCATCGCCATCATCAACATGGTGATCATGGTGGGCATCTGGAAGGTGTTCCGGGAGATGCGCTCGGGCTCCTTCGACGAGGCCGCCCTGGAGGAGCGGCTGAACAGCCGGGGGTTCATGAACCGCGTCCTCGGGCGGCTGATGAAGTCGATCACCCGTCCCTGGCAGATGTTCCCGCTCGGTCTGCTCTTCGGCCTCGGGTTCGACACGGCGACCGAGGTCGCGCTCCTGGTTCTGGCCGGTTCGGGCGCGGCCTCAGGACTGCCCTGGTACGCGATCCTGTGCCTGCCGATCCTGTTCGCGGCCGGTATGTCCCTCCTGGACACGATCGACGGCTCGTTCATGAACTTCGCCTACGGCTGGGCGTTCTCCAAGCCGGTCCGCAAGGTCTACTACAACCTCACCATCACGGGCCTCTCGGTCGCCGTCGCCCTCATCATCGGCACCGTCGAACTGCTCGGCCTCGTCGCCGAGAAGGCCCATCTGCGCGGCACGTTCTGGGACTGGGTCGTCGGCCTCGACCTCAACATCATCGGCTACGTCGTCGTCGGCCTGTTCTTCGTCACCTGGGCGGTCGCGCTGCTGGTGTGGCGGTTCGGGCGGATCGAGGAGAAGTGGACGACGGGCTGA
- a CDS encoding substrate-binding domain-containing protein: MNRPPPRLHTPERLTADDSTLNVALVYPMQGPAGIFGPTCGACARLAAEEVNKAGGVLGRELRLIEVDGGAEPRRVAEDVEALVASGAVQGVTGWHISSVRQAVAPRIAHRVPYVYTALYEGGERTEGVFMTSETPSWQLLPAMRLLAESRGVRRWFVVGNNYVWPRRTARAARGYARACRGRVSGEAYLPLGTEDFEDVLRRIERADADGVLMLLVGSDAVRFNRAFAASGLDRRCLRLSTLMDENMLMGSGPEATLDLYSTAGFFASLADRNTLDFHGQYAGRFGLEAPTPGGVGESCYEGVLLLAALVERARALDVAAIGAAADTVSYEGPRGLLGLDGRHVRQRIYLARAEGCDFNVLAQLRAPHDLR; the protein is encoded by the coding sequence ATGAACCGGCCACCGCCGCGCCTCCACACCCCAGAGCGGCTCACGGCCGACGACTCGACCCTGAACGTGGCGCTCGTCTACCCGATGCAGGGCCCCGCAGGGATCTTCGGCCCCACCTGCGGCGCGTGCGCGCGGCTGGCCGCCGAGGAGGTCAACAAGGCCGGGGGAGTGCTCGGCAGGGAGCTGCGGCTGATCGAGGTCGACGGCGGGGCCGAGCCGCGGCGGGTCGCCGAGGACGTCGAGGCACTGGTCGCCTCGGGCGCGGTGCAGGGCGTCACCGGCTGGCACATCTCCTCCGTCCGGCAGGCCGTGGCCCCACGCATCGCGCACCGGGTGCCGTACGTGTACACGGCCCTGTACGAGGGCGGGGAGCGCACCGAGGGCGTCTTCATGACGAGCGAGACGCCCTCCTGGCAACTGCTGCCCGCGATGCGGCTGCTCGCCGAGTCACGCGGTGTGCGCCGCTGGTTCGTCGTCGGCAACAACTACGTGTGGCCCCGCCGGACCGCACGGGCGGCCCGGGGCTACGCCCGCGCGTGCCGGGGCCGGGTCAGCGGCGAGGCGTATCTGCCGCTCGGCACCGAGGACTTCGAGGACGTCCTGCGCCGTATCGAGCGGGCCGACGCCGACGGGGTCCTGATGCTCCTGGTCGGCAGCGACGCGGTCCGCTTCAACCGGGCCTTCGCCGCCTCCGGGCTCGACCGGCGGTGCCTGCGGCTGAGCACGCTGATGGACGAGAACATGCTGATGGGCAGCGGCCCCGAGGCCACCCTCGACCTGTACAGCACGGCCGGTTTCTTCGCCTCGCTCGCCGACCGGAACACCCTGGACTTCCACGGCCAGTACGCCGGCCGCTTCGGTCTGGAGGCGCCCACGCCGGGCGGCGTCGGCGAGTCCTGCTACGAGGGCGTCCTGCTGCTCGCCGCGCTCGTCGAACGGGCGCGCGCCCTGGACGTGGCCGCCATCGGGGCGGCCGCCGACACCGTCTCCTACGAGGGTCCGCGTGGCCTGCTGGGCCTGGACGGGCGGCATGTGCGCCAGCGCATCTACCTCGCGAGGGCGGAAGGCTGCGACTTCAACGTCCTCGCCCAGCTGCGCGCTCCGCACGACCTGCGTTGA